A genomic segment from Actinoplanes sichuanensis encodes:
- a CDS encoding ion transporter has protein sequence MLIRELSARCLTVVGAPWFSAAGFAVIAVNAACLGLETYSGIEAAAGPYLRLIEHLCVAGFVLELLVRFGACLDRPSQFLRDGWNLFDIAILTAPLIPGVRENVTLLRLLRLARIVRAFRLFPSLRVILVGIRRSLPGLGSFLLITALVIYGYAMVGWMLFGAADPEKYGTVGQAMLSLFLLLSLDDITNILAAGREVTPWAVPYYVSYMVAACYLLTNLLVGLVLTALQEAHEAERAATAGKKSGPPIPIDTTAHQQIARLREALDALEAQLLTPAPPPEIPHSREAVH, from the coding sequence GTGCTCATCCGGGAACTATCCGCACGTTGTCTGACCGTGGTCGGCGCGCCCTGGTTCAGTGCCGCCGGCTTCGCGGTCATCGCGGTCAACGCGGCGTGCCTCGGCCTGGAGACCTACTCCGGGATCGAGGCCGCCGCCGGACCGTATCTGCGTCTCATCGAGCACCTGTGCGTCGCCGGTTTCGTCCTGGAGTTGCTGGTCCGCTTCGGCGCCTGCCTGGACCGCCCGTCCCAGTTCCTCCGCGACGGCTGGAACCTCTTCGACATCGCCATCCTGACCGCCCCGCTGATCCCCGGCGTCCGCGAGAACGTGACGTTGCTCCGGCTCCTGCGGCTGGCCCGGATCGTCCGAGCGTTCCGCCTGTTCCCCAGCCTCCGGGTGATCCTCGTCGGCATCCGCCGCAGCCTGCCCGGCCTGGGCAGCTTCCTGCTGATCACGGCCCTGGTCATCTACGGCTACGCGATGGTCGGCTGGATGCTGTTCGGCGCGGCCGATCCGGAGAAGTACGGCACCGTCGGCCAGGCCATGTTGAGCCTGTTCCTGCTGCTCTCCCTGGACGACATCACGAACATCCTCGCGGCCGGCCGCGAGGTCACCCCGTGGGCCGTCCCGTACTACGTCTCCTACATGGTCGCGGCCTGCTACCTGCTCACCAACCTGCTGGTCGGCCTGGTCCTGACCGCCCTTCAGGAGGCCCACGAGGCCGAACGCGCCGCCACCGCCGGCAAGAAGAGCGGCCCGCCCATCCCGATCGACACCACCGCCCACCAGCAGATCGCCCGCCTCCGCGAGGCGCTCGACGCCTTGGAGGCCCAACTTCTCACCCCGGCGCCACCTCCGGAGATCCCCCACTCCCGCGAGGCGGTCCATTGA
- a CDS encoding GNAT family N-acetyltransferase — protein MTGISEITVATPADREPIVESLVAAFLGDPVLRFVFPGEDDYRREAPLLFGRLFDKRVNKATIWTIENGASTAIWEPPTGGDTLPGDIGLSTGAAERMAAYDDALHAALPDEPFWYLGVLGTRPSAAGRRLGRAVMATGLRRAAEDGLPAILETSRPSNVDLYRRAGWTVAAEFQAPLQTWVMRR, from the coding sequence GTGACTGGTATCTCGGAGATCACGGTGGCCACGCCCGCCGATCGCGAACCCATCGTCGAATCGCTGGTGGCGGCGTTCCTCGGTGATCCGGTGTTGCGGTTCGTGTTTCCAGGCGAAGACGACTATCGGCGGGAGGCGCCGCTGCTGTTCGGCCGTCTCTTCGACAAGCGGGTGAACAAGGCGACCATCTGGACGATCGAGAACGGCGCCTCAACCGCCATCTGGGAACCCCCGACCGGTGGCGACACCCTACCCGGCGACATCGGACTGTCCACCGGAGCGGCCGAGCGGATGGCCGCATACGACGACGCGCTGCACGCCGCTCTGCCGGACGAGCCGTTCTGGTACCTGGGAGTCCTGGGCACCCGCCCCTCCGCGGCCGGCCGCCGCCTGGGCCGGGCGGTGATGGCCACCGGCCTGCGCCGAGCCGCCGAGGACGGCCTCCCGGCGATCCTGGAGACCAGCCGGCCCTCGAATGTGGACCTCTACCGCCGAGCCGGCTGGACAGTGGCGGCCGAGTTCCAGGCGCCTCTGCAAACCTGGGTGATGCGCCGATAG